Proteins from a single region of Stappia sp. ES.058:
- the cobM gene encoding precorrin-4 C(11)-methyltransferase, whose protein sequence is MTVHFIGAGPGDPDLITVRGLRLIQNCPVCLYAGSLVPEAVVEAAPKGARVIDTAPMTLDEIMAEIEAAHARGEDVARVHSGDPSLYGAIAEQIRRLRAKDIPFDVTPGVPAFAAAAAALGQELTVPEIAQTVILTRTAMKSSAMPEGEDLETLGRSGATLAIHLSIRNLREIERQLSPLYGADCPVVVAYRVGWPDQAFIHGTLTDIRDKVREAKLTRTALIFVGRALEPAADFRDSALYDADHVHVLRPKRKAKS, encoded by the coding sequence ATGACCGTCCATTTCATCGGCGCGGGTCCGGGCGACCCGGATCTCATTACTGTGCGCGGCCTTCGCCTTATCCAGAACTGCCCGGTCTGTCTCTATGCCGGCTCGCTGGTGCCCGAAGCGGTTGTCGAGGCAGCGCCTAAGGGCGCGCGCGTGATCGACACGGCGCCGATGACGCTCGACGAGATCATGGCGGAAATCGAGGCGGCCCATGCGCGGGGCGAGGATGTCGCCCGCGTGCATTCCGGCGATCCGTCGCTTTATGGCGCGATCGCCGAACAGATCCGGCGCCTGCGCGCGAAGGACATTCCCTTCGACGTCACGCCGGGCGTGCCGGCCTTCGCGGCGGCCGCCGCAGCGCTCGGGCAGGAACTCACCGTTCCCGAAATTGCCCAGACGGTGATCCTGACCCGCACGGCGATGAAATCCTCAGCCATGCCCGAAGGCGAGGATCTGGAAACGCTCGGTCGCTCGGGCGCAACGCTTGCGATCCATCTGTCGATCCGAAATCTGCGCGAGATCGAACGCCAGCTCAGCCCGCTCTACGGGGCGGACTGCCCGGTTGTGGTGGCCTATCGCGTCGGCTGGCCGGACCAGGCCTTCATTCACGGAACGCTCACCGACATTCGCGACAAGGTGCGCGAGGCCAAGCTCACCCGCACGGCGCTGATCTTCGTCGGGCGCGCGCTCGAACCCGCCGCAGACTTCCGCGACAGCGCGCTCTATGACGCAGACCACGTCCATGTGCTGCGTCCGAAACGAAAGGCAAAGAGCTGA
- a CDS encoding class I SAM-dependent methyltransferase, with product MSPENPLLVRAISLGGDKRKITEFYDEWAKAYDHDMTDTIGYVGHVVTAEALAPLVSGDAEILDAGCGTGLVAVELKNRNAALRIDGIDLTQGMLDEAAKTGAYRQLVPGDLTATLPFPDNSYDGIVSAGVYTNGHVGPEGIEELVRIAKPGAPIVLTVRDTAWEADGFDVHIRDLETAGRIRVREIRHSPYHANEDIFCHLCTLEAV from the coding sequence ATGTCGCCGGAAAATCCGTTGCTTGTGCGCGCCATCTCGCTCGGGGGCGACAAGCGGAAGATCACCGAGTTCTACGACGAGTGGGCAAAGGCCTACGACCACGACATGACCGACACCATCGGCTATGTCGGCCATGTGGTCACGGCCGAGGCGCTCGCCCCGCTCGTCTCCGGCGACGCGGAAATCCTCGATGCGGGCTGCGGCACCGGTCTTGTCGCGGTGGAACTGAAGAACCGCAATGCCGCCCTTCGCATCGACGGCATTGACCTGACGCAGGGCATGCTCGACGAGGCGGCAAAGACGGGTGCCTATCGACAGCTCGTTCCCGGTGACCTGACCGCGACGCTTCCCTTTCCCGACAATTCCTATGACGGCATCGTCAGCGCCGGCGTCTACACAAACGGCCATGTCGGGCCGGAAGGCATCGAGGAACTGGTGCGCATCGCCAAACCGGGCGCTCCCATCGTTCTGACGGTGCGCGACACCGCCTGGGAGGCGGACGGCTTCGACGTCCATATCCGCGATCTGGAAACGGCCGGGCGCATCCGTGTGCGCGAAATCCGCCACAGCCCCTATCATGCCAACGAGGACATTTTCTGCCATCTGTGCACGCTGGAAGCCGTTTGA
- a CDS encoding class I SAM-dependent methyltransferase: protein MEPENPLLKRAYALDGNATEIRSLYRDWAQSYDADTVDGMGYVAPEQAAEVLADRLDGAAMILDAGCGTGLVGEALSRQKTSGVMIDGIDLSAGMLERAAQKNVYRKLSEADLTKPLDLAKDSYDGVVSVGVFTSGHVGPLAMDELARIARPGAPVVVTVHEKVWGPDGYADHLKAMEAKGLVRVREIRDAAYHEKEGYSCKLCVLEAA, encoded by the coding sequence ATGGAGCCGGAAAACCCGCTCTTGAAACGCGCCTATGCCCTGGATGGCAACGCCACGGAAATCCGCTCGCTCTACCGCGACTGGGCACAAAGCTATGATGCCGACACGGTTGACGGCATGGGCTACGTCGCGCCCGAACAGGCCGCCGAGGTTCTCGCCGATCGGCTCGACGGCGCGGCGATGATTCTCGACGCAGGGTGCGGAACGGGGCTTGTCGGAGAGGCGCTGAGCCGGCAAAAGACATCCGGTGTTATGATCGACGGCATCGATCTCAGCGCCGGAATGCTGGAGCGCGCCGCGCAGAAGAACGTCTATCGCAAGCTTTCCGAGGCCGATCTCACCAAGCCGCTTGATCTGGCGAAGGACAGCTACGACGGGGTCGTCAGTGTCGGCGTCTTCACCAGCGGCCATGTCGGCCCGCTGGCCATGGACGAGCTTGCACGCATCGCGCGCCCCGGCGCGCCGGTGGTCGTGACCGTTCACGAAAAGGTTTGGGGCCCGGACGGTTACGCCGACCACCTGAAGGCGATGGAGGCGAAGGGGCTTGTCCGCGTGCGCGAGATTCGCGACGCTGCCTACCACGAAAAGGAAGGTTATTCCTGCAAGCTCTGTGTTCTGGAAGCCGCCTGA
- a CDS encoding cobyrinate a,c-diamide synthase — translation MSQPRAAGLLIAAPNSGAGKTTLTLALLRALKTAGVNVASAKSGPDYIDPRFHEAASGRTCVNLDAWAMSADHIRGLASRFGEDAELLLVEGAMGLFDGASDGSGSAADLAAILNIPVVLVVDCAKQAQSVAALVRGFRDHRADISISGLILNRIGSPRHEAMLRSALRPLGIPVLGAVPRDSALALPERHLGLVQADEHAELGAFLDAAATICAQHIDLDGLRALSTPVAAAPGASLLPPPGQRIAIASDIAFAFCYPHLLGSWRAAGAELTVFSPLADEAPDASADAVYLPGGYPELHAGRLAAATRFLDGLRAAASRGALVYGECGGYMTLGQGLRDADGTRHAMAGLLPLETSFATRKLQLGYRVLTPTSDTTFAGPLSAHEFHYASTTREGAAERLFSAVDATGTQLADMGLRVGNVMGSFAHIIAAR, via the coding sequence ATGAGCCAGCCACGCGCCGCCGGTCTTCTGATCGCGGCGCCGAACTCCGGCGCCGGCAAGACCACCCTGACGCTCGCCTTGCTGCGCGCCCTGAAAACCGCGGGCGTCAATGTCGCCTCCGCCAAATCCGGCCCGGACTACATCGACCCGAGGTTCCACGAAGCCGCCAGCGGTCGAACTTGCGTCAATCTCGATGCCTGGGCGATGTCGGCCGACCATATCCGAGGGCTCGCGTCGCGTTTCGGCGAGGACGCGGAGCTTCTTCTCGTCGAGGGCGCCATGGGGCTGTTCGACGGCGCGTCCGATGGCAGCGGCTCGGCCGCCGACCTCGCCGCGATCCTGAACATTCCGGTCGTGCTCGTCGTCGACTGCGCGAAACAGGCGCAGTCCGTTGCAGCGCTCGTGCGCGGGTTTCGAGACCATCGCGCGGACATTTCCATTTCCGGCCTGATCCTCAACCGCATTGGCAGCCCCCGCCACGAGGCGATGCTGCGATCCGCACTTCGCCCACTCGGGATACCGGTGCTGGGCGCGGTGCCGCGCGATTCGGCCCTTGCGCTTCCCGAACGGCATCTGGGACTGGTGCAGGCGGACGAACACGCCGAACTCGGCGCTTTTCTGGACGCGGCCGCAACGATCTGCGCGCAACATATCGATCTGGACGGGCTGCGGGCGTTGTCCACTCCCGTCGCGGCAGCGCCAGGAGCCTCGCTCCTGCCGCCGCCCGGCCAGCGGATCGCCATTGCCAGCGACATCGCCTTCGCCTTTTGCTATCCGCACCTGCTTGGGAGTTGGCGCGCGGCGGGCGCGGAGCTGACGGTCTTCTCGCCGCTTGCCGACGAGGCCCCGGACGCGAGCGCCGATGCCGTCTATCTGCCCGGAGGCTATCCGGAGCTGCACGCCGGCCGGCTTGCCGCCGCCACGCGGTTTCTGGACGGCCTGCGCGCCGCCGCATCGCGCGGCGCGCTGGTCTACGGCGAGTGCGGCGGCTACATGACGCTCGGGCAGGGTCTGCGTGACGCCGATGGCACCCGCCATGCCATGGCGGGGCTCTTGCCGCTGGAGACGAGCTTCGCGACGCGCAAGCTGCAGCTGGGCTACCGGGTGCTGACGCCGACGTCCGACACGACCTTCGCCGGACCGCTCTCGGCCCATGAGTTCCACTATGCCTCGACCACCCGCGAAGGCGCGGCGGAGCGGTTGTTCTCTGCAGTGGACGCGACCGGGACGCAGCTTGCCGACATGGGGCTTAGGGTGGGCAACGTCATGGGGTCCTTCGCCCACATCATCGCCGCGCGATGA
- the cobA gene encoding uroporphyrinogen-III C-methyltransferase, protein MSTTPNDLTDGLDPSRLRLPDFEAGWVWLAGAGPGDPGLLTLHVLNGLRHADVIVYDALVDTSILDLAKPGAIIDYAGKRGGKPSPKQRDISLKLIDYARGGHRVLRLKGGDPFVFGRGGEEALTLVGAGVPFRIVPGVTAGIGGLAYAGIPATHRDTNQAVTFLTGHDQTGLAPSAINWDAIARGSPVIVMYMAMKHLAQISQNLLDAGRRADEPVAIVCNGTLTNQQVLETTLGRAAEDAAKATLEPPAIVCVGEVVRLRAGLDWLGAAQGRSLDPDPLNLRRTSETG, encoded by the coding sequence ATGAGCACGACGCCAAACGATCTCACAGACGGCCTTGATCCGTCCCGCCTCCGCCTTCCCGATTTCGAGGCCGGTTGGGTGTGGCTGGCCGGCGCAGGTCCCGGCGATCCCGGCCTCTTGACGCTGCATGTGCTGAACGGCCTGCGCCACGCCGACGTCATCGTCTATGACGCACTCGTCGACACCAGCATTCTCGACCTCGCCAAACCCGGCGCGATCATCGACTATGCCGGCAAGCGCGGCGGCAAGCCGAGCCCGAAGCAACGCGACATCTCGCTCAAGCTGATCGACTACGCCCGCGGCGGGCACCGCGTGCTGCGGCTGAAGGGCGGTGACCCGTTCGTCTTCGGACGCGGCGGCGAGGAAGCGCTGACGCTCGTGGGCGCCGGCGTACCGTTTCGCATCGTTCCCGGCGTCACCGCCGGCATCGGCGGGCTGGCCTATGCCGGCATTCCGGCGACGCACCGCGACACCAACCAGGCTGTGACCTTCCTCACCGGCCACGACCAGACGGGGCTTGCTCCGTCGGCGATCAACTGGGATGCAATCGCCAGGGGGTCCCCCGTGATCGTCATGTATATGGCGATGAAGCATTTGGCGCAGATCAGCCAGAACCTGCTCGACGCCGGACGGCGCGCCGACGAGCCGGTGGCAATCGTCTGCAACGGCACGCTCACCAACCAGCAGGTGCTGGAAACGACGCTCGGGCGCGCCGCCGAAGATGCCGCCAAGGCCACGCTGGAACCGCCGGCCATCGTCTGTGTCGGGGAGGTGGTGCGCCTGCGCGCGGGGCTCGACTGGCTCGGTGCGGCTCAGGGCCGCAGCCTCGACCCCGACCCGCTCAATCTCAGGCGAACGTCAGAAACCGGATGA
- a CDS encoding cobalt-precorrin-5B (C(1))-methyltransferase has protein sequence MNARDTTELRRGWTTGACATAAAKAAYQALLTGAFPDPVEIVLPKGERPAFALARETLEGDAALAAIVKDAGDDPDVTHGALVIARVRLAQAGSGVVFCAGEGVGTVTREGLPIPPGEPAINPVPRQMIATAIAEVAEAHGGSGDVEVEISIPGGEALAQKTMNPRLGIVGGLSILGTTGIVRPFSCAAWIASIHRGVDVARAAGITHVIGATGATSETAAQARHPVLPEMALLDMGDFAGGLLKYLRAHPVPRLTLAGGFAKLVKLAQGALDLHSARSQVDFEALADVLHGEGASPELVAAARGANTAKEVLDRAEREGVDVAGAVARAAHAAVRKVLRDAPVDLEVLVVDRAGRIVAEVPFQSARPSPGEGGCVS, from the coding sequence ATGAACGCAAGGGATACCACCGAACTGCGCCGGGGTTGGACCACGGGCGCCTGCGCCACGGCGGCCGCCAAGGCCGCCTATCAGGCGTTGCTCACCGGTGCGTTTCCCGATCCGGTGGAGATCGTCCTGCCCAAGGGCGAACGTCCCGCATTCGCGCTTGCCCGTGAGACGCTGGAGGGAGACGCGGCGCTTGCGGCCATCGTCAAGGATGCGGGCGATGATCCCGACGTCACCCACGGCGCGCTGGTGATCGCGCGGGTACGTCTCGCGCAGGCCGGCAGCGGCGTGGTGTTTTGCGCCGGCGAGGGCGTGGGAACGGTGACCCGCGAGGGCCTGCCGATTCCCCCCGGCGAGCCGGCGATCAATCCCGTCCCCCGCCAGATGATTGCAACCGCCATCGCCGAGGTCGCCGAGGCCCACGGCGGCAGCGGCGATGTCGAGGTGGAAATCTCCATTCCCGGCGGCGAGGCACTGGCGCAAAAGACCATGAACCCGAGGCTCGGGATCGTCGGCGGGCTGTCGATCCTGGGCACCACCGGGATCGTGCGGCCGTTTTCCTGTGCGGCCTGGATCGCCTCCATCCATCGCGGCGTCGACGTCGCTCGTGCTGCGGGCATCACCCATGTCATCGGCGCCACCGGCGCGACGTCGGAGACGGCTGCGCAGGCGCGCCATCCGGTCCTGCCGGAGATGGCCTTGCTCGACATGGGCGACTTTGCCGGTGGCCTGCTCAAGTATCTGCGGGCCCATCCCGTGCCGCGCCTGACGCTTGCCGGCGGCTTCGCCAAGCTGGTGAAACTGGCCCAGGGCGCGCTCGATCTTCATTCCGCGCGCAGCCAAGTCGATTTCGAGGCGCTGGCTGACGTGCTGCACGGCGAGGGGGCATCGCCGGAGTTGGTCGCGGCCGCACGCGGCGCAAACACCGCCAAGGAAGTACTGGACCGCGCCGAACGCGAGGGCGTTGATGTCGCGGGCGCGGTGGCGCGCGCGGCGCATGCGGCGGTGCGCAAGGTGCTGCGCGATGCGCCGGTCGATCTGGAGGTTCTCGTCGTCGACCGCGCCGGACGGATCGTCGCCGAAGTCCCGTTCCAAAGCGCTCGACCGTCACCGGGGGAGGGTGGATGCGTCTCCTGA
- a CDS encoding cobalt-precorrin-6A reductase — MRLLILGGTGDARALAARLCEDARYSVIVSLAGVVARPEVYGAETRVGGFGGIDGLSVYLAESEIDAVVDATHPFAAMMSENAAVACRRTGVALLRLDRLPWAPEAGDDWHEVADLCGAASALPLAARPFLAIGRKEIGVFAPRGDLDCLMRMIDPPAPDQPLPPGRLVLGRPPSDPEMECAAFRDHGVTHVVTKNSGGPWGYAKLEAARRLGLPVIMVRRPPGPGGETALDVTEVLTWLERRIGED, encoded by the coding sequence ATGCGTCTCCTGATTCTCGGTGGAACGGGCGACGCGCGCGCGCTCGCCGCCCGGCTTTGCGAAGATGCACGGTATTCCGTGATCGTGTCGTTGGCCGGCGTTGTCGCGCGGCCCGAGGTTTATGGCGCCGAAACGCGGGTTGGCGGATTTGGCGGAATCGATGGGCTTTCCGTCTATCTCGCGGAAAGCGAAATTGATGCGGTTGTCGATGCCACCCACCCTTTCGCGGCGATGATGTCTGAAAACGCGGCCGTCGCCTGTCGCCGGACCGGGGTCGCTCTGCTGCGCCTCGACCGGCTGCCGTGGGCGCCGGAGGCGGGCGACGACTGGCATGAGGTCGCCGACCTGTGCGGCGCGGCGAGTGCGCTTCCCCTCGCAGCACGTCCCTTTCTGGCCATCGGGCGCAAGGAAATCGGCGTTTTCGCGCCGCGCGGCGATCTTGACTGCCTGATGCGAATGATCGATCCGCCCGCCCCCGATCAGCCGCTGCCGCCCGGTCGGCTGGTGCTTGGCCGTCCCCCTTCGGACCCGGAGATGGAATGCGCGGCGTTTCGCGACCATGGCGTGACCCATGTGGTCACCAAGAACAGCGGCGGCCCCTGGGGCTATGCCAAGCTCGAGGCGGCGCGGCGTCTCGGTCTTCCGGTGATCATGGTGCGCCGCCCGCCGGGGCCCGGCGGCGAAACGGCCTTGGATGTCACGGAGGTCCTGACCTGGCTCGAGCGCCGCATCGGCGAGGACTGA